In the genome of Arachis stenosperma cultivar V10309 chromosome 2, arast.V10309.gnm1.PFL2, whole genome shotgun sequence, the window TAATCGCTGCAACCGTGGAATTAGAGGAAAGTAACGGAGAATCTTCGCCGGTAGAGGTTTCCCATTCTTCTTGACAACGGTGTTGATTCTGACTAAAGAATTCTTCCTGGTCTTTTGCTTCCACCTGGATGCCCCACACCGTTTGCATCTAGACAAGTCTTGGTCTGTACCCTGGTATAGCATGCAGTCATTTGGACATGCATCTATCTTCTTATACCCAATGCCGAGCTTCCTTATGATCCTCTTGGCATCGTGCAAGGTCTTCGGAATCCTTGCATGCTCAAAGGCATCCCCCAGTAGCTCTAGAATCAATCCGAAAGCCTTGTTGCTCACTCCGCACATGCACTTTATATGGTACAGCCTAACCAAGAAAGATAGCTTCGAGAATTTTGAGCATCCCGGATATAATGCCTGCTCGCCGTCCTCAAGCAAGTCGTGAAAGGCACGAGCCTCGCAGCTAGGTTCATCAGATAAGTATGGCAACCCCTCCGCAACGTCTCCGACATGCCCATTCATCGAGTCTTCATCGTCACTTTGCAGTCCCGTGAAGTTGAATGCGTCCTGGACCATGTCCCGCATTTGATCTCCTAAATTTACATTAGGTTCTAGTTCTTCCCTAGCGCTGGATCCCTCGTCTA includes:
- the LOC130960751 gene encoding uncharacterized protein LOC130960751 isoform X1 codes for the protein MIHCPCPLCGFRCYQTREDAYDHLLMKPFPPNYTFWLHHGEKIVDEGSSAREELEPNVNLGDQMRDMVQDAFNFTGLQSDDEDSMNGHVGDVAEGLPYLSDEPSCEARAFHDLLEDGEQALYPGCSKFSKLSFLVRLYHIKCMCGVSNKAFGLILELLGDAFEHARIPKTLHDAKRIIRKLGIGYKKIDACPNDCMLYQGTDQDLSRCKRCGASRWKQKTRKNSLVRINTVVKKNGKPLPAKILRYFPLIPRLQRLFMSSKTSVDMLWHKRGTNSDGFLRHPRDGWWTKLCSLINGSLACAKEN